One region of Catenuloplanes indicus genomic DNA includes:
- a CDS encoding serine/threonine protein kinase translates to MSRSGPLLDGDPARVGDYEIVGRLGAGGMGVVYLARGADGRQVAVKLVHTEIAGDPEFRRRFRDEVARARQVPPFCTAEVVDADPDAARPYLVVEYVEGPTLDEEVRQRGPLNPANLHGLAIGVATALTAIHGAGVIHRDLKPGNVLLAPGSPKVIDFGIAHALEAAQERLTRTGVYLGTVNYMAPERFAEEAGPITAAADVFAWGCVVVFAGTGRAPFDGGTAIATMARIISQPPRLDGLPEGPLRRLAGRALAPDPASRPTARELLDLLLGNAPAGALDDRPELRSASAEASVAARTVTDVPAATDVPAETVTVAGTGPAARAGERVTGPAPRRRTVAVLTAAVAVLALALLGGAGFVLQQSSRAGEQPLVPAPAAPPPSAPSTAPTAGGSAPPSPSASVTPSSVPAATRTTAAPAAPKPSAAAPAPDVQPPVEAAPGTRSGYGPYLIHNLRTGLCADLDGTAGGTPTQPVLQDVCRTTTDDNQEFSFVPRGTDGSGRQFYWIRNTDDDLCLDVDGTGSVPRATPVVERECYGEDNQDYRLEPKLTSGGRQYYWLVNTASGLCLDVYGKGDGGSATHLTLVNCVSGDDHEWALVRRSDW, encoded by the coding sequence GTGAGCCGGTCAGGGCCGCTGCTGGACGGGGACCCGGCCCGCGTCGGCGACTACGAGATCGTCGGGCGGCTCGGCGCCGGCGGCATGGGCGTGGTCTACCTGGCGCGCGGCGCCGACGGGCGGCAGGTCGCGGTGAAGCTCGTGCACACGGAGATAGCCGGCGACCCGGAGTTTCGGCGCCGGTTCCGCGACGAGGTGGCCCGCGCCCGGCAGGTGCCGCCGTTCTGCACCGCCGAGGTCGTGGACGCCGACCCGGACGCGGCCCGGCCGTACCTGGTCGTCGAGTACGTCGAGGGCCCGACGCTGGACGAGGAGGTCCGGCAGCGCGGGCCGCTGAACCCGGCCAACCTGCACGGGCTGGCGATCGGCGTGGCGACGGCGCTGACCGCGATCCACGGCGCCGGGGTCATCCACCGCGACCTGAAACCGGGCAACGTGCTGCTCGCGCCGGGCAGCCCCAAGGTGATCGACTTCGGCATCGCGCACGCGCTGGAGGCGGCGCAGGAGCGGCTCACCCGGACCGGCGTGTACCTGGGCACCGTGAACTACATGGCGCCGGAGCGGTTCGCGGAGGAGGCCGGCCCGATCACGGCCGCGGCGGACGTGTTCGCCTGGGGATGCGTGGTGGTGTTCGCCGGCACCGGGCGGGCGCCGTTCGACGGTGGCACGGCCATCGCCACCATGGCCCGGATCATCAGCCAGCCGCCCCGGCTGGACGGGCTGCCGGAGGGACCGCTGCGCCGGCTCGCCGGACGCGCGCTGGCCCCCGACCCGGCGAGCCGGCCGACCGCGCGGGAACTGCTCGACCTGCTGCTCGGCAACGCACCGGCCGGTGCGCTGGATGACCGGCCGGAACTGCGCTCGGCCTCGGCGGAGGCGTCGGTCGCGGCACGGACCGTCACCGACGTGCCGGCCGCGACCGACGTGCCGGCCGAGACCGTGACCGTGGCCGGCACCGGACCCGCGGCCCGGGCGGGCGAGCGGGTCACCGGGCCGGCACCGCGCCGGCGTACCGTGGCGGTTCTCACGGCGGCCGTCGCCGTCCTTGCCCTCGCCCTGCTCGGCGGCGCCGGTTTCGTCCTCCAGCAGAGCAGTCGCGCCGGTGAGCAGCCGCTCGTCCCGGCTCCCGCGGCGCCGCCGCCGAGCGCGCCGTCGACCGCACCCACCGCCGGTGGGTCCGCGCCGCCGTCGCCGTCCGCGTCCGTCACACCGTCCTCCGTGCCCGCGGCCACCCGTACCACCGCGGCTCCGGCGGCGCCGAAGCCCTCGGCGGCCGCACCGGCGCCGGACGTGCAGCCTCCGGTCGAGGCCGCGCCCGGCACCCGGTCCGGGTACGGTCCGTACCTCATCCACAACCTGCGCACCGGCCTGTGCGCCGACCTGGACGGCACCGCCGGCGGCACGCCCACGCAACCGGTCCTGCAGGACGTCTGCCGGACCACCACCGACGACAACCAGGAGTTCTCGTTCGTGCCCCGCGGCACCGACGGGTCCGGACGCCAGTTCTACTGGATCCGCAACACCGACGACGACCTCTGTCTGGACGTCGACGGCACCGGCTCGGTCCCGCGCGCCACGCCGGTCGTCGAGCGGGAGTGCTACGGCGAGGACAACCAGGACTACCGGCTGGAGCCGAAACTCACCTCCGGCGGCCGGCAGTACTACTGGCTCGTCAACACCGCCTCCGGCCTGTGCCTGGACGTCTACGGCAAGGGCGACGGCGGCAGTGCCACCCACCTCACCCTGGTCAACTGCGTCTCCGGCGACGACCACGAATGGGCACTGGTCCGCCGGTCCGACTGGTGA
- a CDS encoding ATP-binding protein, whose product MEDITTLGELGEVLRRLRRRQARQRGGAQLTYRELAAATGWSHGIVGEYLSGSVLPPTDRFDVLVRMLGATPREQGALATARDRVEEHRRSGGAVPRGLPAGLPAFTGRAVALAALDALTGGVAILSGPAGVGKTSLAVHWAHGAAARFPDGQLYLDLRGFGPAADPVPPAEALRLLLSRLGLAPGRIPAGTDEAASRLRYLTAARRLLIVLDNAATADQVRPLLPAAPGSLTLVTSRAQLTGLVAVDGARPVPLGLPGDDEAAALFAGRAGAARAAAEPEAVERIVLACARLPLALAVVAARAAVAPGMSLAALAAQLAEDRLGALETGDPAADVRSALSWSYLRLPPAEARVFRLLGLHPGADAGPAAIASLAGLPSAATRRLLAGLVRVHLLTEQGDRYAMHDLLRVYAAELAADDADRAGAVARLREHHLHSAFAAAMRLHPARTPITLSPPPADVTVAEPADSPAADAWFRAELPPLLTLVHGDVTGSGDAVGPGSATGHGSATGHGSATGHGSATGHGSATGHGSATGHGSATGHGDGIGRGDAAVRGGATGPGGAAVHGGATGPGGATPAGGRDATDRDVYVWRLAWTLADHLDRSGRWADWVATQTAALAAAGRLGDDAGRLFAHRSLAGGAIRLNRFGLARTHLEASAALAEKLGDPGAQARAAHALAWLAEQEDDHPAALTHALRAAALFATAGDRLGAARAANSAGLAAAHTGDLARALRLCEDALAVHRELDDRAGAAGTLDSLGVVHHGLGRLGDAVAAYREAIALYRSDTDRYGEADTRRRLADSLDAAGDPASATAERDLARAILDDLDAR is encoded by the coding sequence ATGGAGGACATCACCACGCTGGGCGAGCTCGGTGAGGTGCTGCGACGGTTGCGGCGCAGGCAGGCCCGGCAGCGCGGTGGTGCCCAGCTGACGTACCGGGAGCTCGCCGCGGCCACCGGCTGGTCGCACGGCATCGTGGGGGAGTATCTGTCCGGGAGCGTGCTGCCGCCGACCGACCGGTTCGACGTGCTGGTCCGCATGCTCGGCGCGACCCCGCGCGAGCAGGGCGCGCTCGCCACCGCCCGGGACCGGGTCGAGGAGCACCGCCGGTCCGGCGGCGCCGTGCCGCGCGGGCTCCCGGCCGGACTGCCGGCGTTCACCGGCCGGGCCGTGGCACTGGCCGCGCTGGACGCGCTGACCGGCGGCGTCGCGATCCTCTCCGGCCCGGCCGGGGTCGGCAAGACGTCGCTGGCCGTGCACTGGGCGCACGGCGCCGCGGCCCGCTTCCCGGACGGGCAGCTCTACCTGGATCTGCGCGGCTTCGGCCCGGCTGCCGATCCGGTGCCGCCGGCCGAGGCACTGCGTCTGTTGCTCTCCCGTCTCGGCCTGGCACCCGGCCGGATCCCGGCCGGGACGGACGAGGCCGCGTCCCGGCTGCGCTACCTGACCGCGGCACGCCGTCTGCTGATCGTGCTGGACAACGCGGCGACCGCGGATCAGGTCCGGCCGCTGCTGCCGGCCGCGCCCGGCTCCCTCACGCTGGTCACCAGCCGCGCGCAGCTCACCGGCCTGGTCGCGGTCGACGGCGCGCGGCCGGTGCCACTCGGGCTGCCCGGCGACGACGAGGCCGCCGCGCTGTTCGCCGGCCGGGCGGGCGCGGCGCGGGCGGCGGCCGAACCGGAGGCGGTGGAACGGATCGTGCTGGCCTGCGCCCGGCTGCCGCTGGCCCTGGCGGTGGTCGCGGCGCGTGCGGCCGTCGCGCCGGGCATGTCACTGGCCGCGCTCGCCGCACAGCTCGCCGAGGACCGGCTCGGCGCGCTGGAGACCGGCGACCCGGCCGCGGACGTACGGTCGGCGCTGTCCTGGTCCTACCTGCGGCTGCCGCCCGCGGAGGCGCGCGTCTTCCGGCTGCTCGGCCTGCACCCGGGCGCGGACGCGGGGCCGGCGGCGATCGCAAGCCTGGCCGGACTGCCATCGGCGGCGACCCGGCGGCTGCTGGCCGGGCTGGTCCGCGTGCACCTGCTCACCGAGCAGGGCGATCGCTACGCGATGCATGACCTACTCCGGGTGTACGCGGCGGAGCTGGCGGCGGACGACGCCGACCGGGCCGGCGCGGTCGCCCGGTTGCGGGAGCACCACCTGCACAGCGCGTTCGCCGCGGCGATGCGTCTGCACCCGGCCCGGACGCCGATCACGCTCTCGCCGCCCCCGGCCGACGTGACGGTGGCCGAACCGGCGGACTCCCCGGCGGCGGACGCGTGGTTCCGCGCGGAACTTCCGCCCCTGCTCACCCTCGTCCACGGCGACGTGACCGGCTCCGGCGACGCGGTCGGCCCCGGCTCCGCGACCGGCCATGGTTCCGCGACCGGCCATGGTTCCGCGACCGGCCATGGTTCCGCGACCGGCCATGGTTCCGCGACCGGCCATGGTTCCGCGACCGGCCATGGCTCCGCGACCGGCCATGGCGACGGGATCGGCCGCGGCGACGCGGCTGTCCGTGGCGGCGCGACCGGCCCCGGCGGCGCGGCTGTGCATGGTGGCGCGACCGGCCCCGGCGGCGCAACCCCCGCCGGTGGCCGCGACGCGACGGACCGCGACGTCTACGTCTGGCGGCTCGCCTGGACGCTCGCCGACCACCTGGACCGGTCCGGCCGCTGGGCCGACTGGGTCGCCACCCAGACCGCGGCGCTGGCCGCGGCGGGCCGTCTCGGCGACGACGCCGGGCGCCTGTTCGCCCATCGCAGTCTGGCCGGCGGCGCGATCCGCCTGAACCGCTTCGGCCTGGCCCGCACCCACCTGGAGGCCTCCGCCGCGCTCGCGGAGAAGCTCGGCGACCCCGGCGCGCAGGCCCGTGCCGCGCACGCGCTCGCCTGGCTCGCCGAACAGGAGGACGACCACCCGGCCGCGCTCACCCACGCGCTGCGCGCCGCCGCGCTGTTCGCCACGGCCGGTGACCGCCTCGGCGCGGCCCGCGCCGCGAACTCGGCCGGGCTGGCCGCCGCGCACACCGGAGACCTGGCACGCGCGCTGCGCCTCTGCGAGGACGCGCTGGCCGTCCACCGCGAGCTGGACGATCGGGCCGGTGCGGCCGGGACACTGGACAGCCTCGGCGTCGTCCACCACGGACTCGGCCGCCTCGGCGACGCCGTGGCCGCGTACCGGGAGGCGATCGCGCTCTACCGGTCGGACACCGACCGGTACGGCGAGGCGGACACCCGGCGGCGGCTGGCCGACAGCCTCGACGCGGCCGGCGATCCGGCCTCGGCCACGGCCGAACGCGACCTGGCCCGGGCGATCCTGGACGATCTCGACGCCCGCTGA
- a CDS encoding aldehyde dehydrogenase family protein, whose protein sequence is MEDIRSTIAALGHLVDGRIVRNDATFPVENPATRSPIGDCPDATGALVGEAVAAAKRAQPGWYAAGEQERRRVIGAMAEALTARLESVVAVSALEKGATGGAIEAYGGPAFLGHHAAAPLPVDVIEDNDERLVRVVRKPVGVVAAITPWNSPILTACVKVAGALLAGNTVVLKPSPFTPFATLLLGEIWKDVVPPGVVNIVAGGDDAGRALVAHPDIALISFTGSVEAGRHIAAAAAPALKRVVLELGGNDAAIVLPDVDVDLVAAQLFTSSMIMSGQVCAAVKRLYVHESIYPRMVEALARLADAATPVPESAGGSFGPVSTRPQFERVRLLLDDALTHGAKPANAGARADEGGYFQAPMILTGVRPGMRVVDEEQFGPLLPVLSFRDVDEAIAAANDTPYGLCGSVWTSDIAAGERLAARLECGTAYVNTHAEVAPHIPFGGVKDSGIGRECGTAGVDGYAELQTQYVYKKPSRVLASGDRVG, encoded by the coding sequence ATGGAGGACATCCGATCCACGATCGCCGCCCTGGGTCACCTCGTCGACGGGCGGATCGTGCGGAACGACGCGACGTTCCCGGTGGAGAACCCGGCCACCCGGTCCCCGATCGGCGACTGCCCGGACGCGACCGGCGCCCTGGTCGGCGAAGCGGTCGCGGCGGCGAAGCGCGCACAGCCGGGCTGGTACGCGGCCGGCGAGCAGGAACGACGCCGGGTGATCGGCGCGATGGCGGAGGCGCTGACCGCGCGGCTGGAGTCCGTGGTCGCGGTGTCCGCGCTGGAGAAGGGCGCGACGGGCGGCGCGATCGAGGCGTACGGCGGGCCGGCGTTCCTCGGCCATCACGCGGCCGCGCCGCTGCCGGTCGACGTCATCGAGGACAACGACGAGCGGCTGGTCCGGGTGGTCCGGAAACCGGTCGGCGTGGTCGCCGCGATAACGCCGTGGAACTCGCCGATCCTGACCGCCTGCGTGAAGGTGGCCGGTGCGCTGCTGGCCGGGAACACGGTGGTGCTGAAGCCGTCGCCGTTCACCCCGTTCGCCACGCTGCTGCTCGGCGAGATCTGGAAGGACGTGGTGCCGCCCGGCGTGGTCAACATCGTGGCCGGCGGCGACGACGCCGGGCGGGCGCTGGTCGCGCACCCGGACATCGCGCTGATCTCGTTCACCGGCTCGGTCGAGGCAGGGCGGCACATCGCGGCGGCCGCGGCGCCCGCGCTGAAGCGGGTGGTGCTGGAGCTCGGCGGCAACGACGCCGCGATCGTGCTGCCGGACGTGGACGTCGACCTGGTGGCGGCGCAGCTGTTCACCTCCTCCATGATCATGAGCGGGCAGGTGTGCGCCGCGGTCAAGCGGCTGTACGTACACGAGTCGATCTATCCGCGGATGGTCGAGGCGCTGGCCCGGCTGGCCGACGCGGCCACGCCGGTGCCGGAGTCGGCGGGCGGCTCGTTCGGCCCGGTCTCCACCCGCCCGCAGTTCGAGCGGGTGCGCCTGCTGCTCGACGACGCGCTCACACACGGCGCGAAGCCGGCCAACGCCGGCGCGCGGGCGGACGAGGGCGGCTACTTCCAGGCGCCGATGATCCTGACCGGGGTACGGCCGGGCATGCGCGTGGTGGACGAGGAGCAGTTCGGCCCGCTGCTGCCGGTGCTCAGCTTCCGCGACGTGGACGAGGCGATCGCGGCCGCGAACGACACACCGTACGGGTTGTGCGGCTCGGTCTGGACGTCCGACATCGCGGCCGGTGAGCGTCTCGCGGCCCGGCTGGAGTGCGGCACCGCGTACGTCAACACGCACGCGGAGGTCGCGCCGCACATCCCGTTCGGTGGCGTGAAGGACTCCGGGATCGGGCGCGAGTGCGGGACGGCCGGCGTGGACGGCTACGCGGAACTGCAGACGCAGTACGTGTATAAGAAGCCGTCGCGGGTCCTGGCGAGCGGCGACCGGGTCGGCTAG
- a CDS encoding ArsR/SmtB family transcription factor has product MLRIHFTTDDLARVRLAPGPDPLWETLLSAHTLGSRAAGGIFGDWARWARPRLPADARLLFQLAPPVGYSADFLTPAGGSVRLDDGIDTVLHTQRHRLRTDLAQLAGRPGSAEAVRLLADGGAAALARLGASMRGYFHATLAPIWRTIEDDVAADRAVRGRALLDGGVERLLPSIFPGARWESPVLLMPYPADRDLHLDGRGLLLVPSYFCHGLPISLLDPALPPVLVYPVTRAPALPAGDSPRRLDDLIGATRAEVLRRLAAGHGQSTTDLAHRLGASLPSVSEHLTVLRHAGLASTRREGRRSLHSITPLGRQMLRP; this is encoded by the coding sequence GTGCTGCGAATTCACTTCACGACGGATGACCTGGCACGTGTCCGGCTCGCCCCGGGCCCCGATCCCCTCTGGGAGACGCTGCTCAGCGCGCACACGCTGGGCTCGCGTGCCGCCGGTGGGATCTTCGGCGACTGGGCCAGGTGGGCCCGGCCGCGGCTGCCGGCCGACGCGCGGCTGCTGTTCCAGCTGGCCCCGCCGGTCGGCTACTCCGCGGACTTCCTCACCCCGGCCGGTGGCAGCGTCCGGCTCGATGACGGCATCGACACCGTGCTGCACACGCAGCGCCACCGGCTCCGCACCGACCTGGCGCAACTCGCCGGCCGGCCCGGGTCCGCCGAGGCCGTGCGCCTGCTCGCCGACGGCGGTGCCGCGGCACTGGCCCGGCTCGGCGCGTCCATGCGCGGATACTTCCACGCCACGCTCGCCCCGATCTGGCGGACGATCGAGGACGACGTCGCGGCCGACCGGGCGGTGCGCGGCCGCGCGCTCCTGGACGGCGGCGTGGAACGGCTCCTACCGTCGATCTTCCCGGGCGCGCGCTGGGAGTCACCGGTGCTGCTCATGCCGTACCCGGCGGATCGTGATCTTCATCTGGACGGCCGGGGTCTCCTGCTGGTCCCGTCCTATTTCTGCCATGGCCTGCCCATCTCGCTGCTCGACCCGGCGCTGCCGCCGGTGCTCGTCTATCCGGTCACCCGCGCACCCGCGCTTCCGGCCGGCGACAGCCCGCGGCGGCTGGACGACCTGATCGGCGCCACCCGTGCCGAGGTGCTGCGCCGGCTGGCCGCCGGGCACGGCCAGAGCACCACGGATCTGGCCCATCGGCTGGGCGCGTCGCTGCCCAGCGTCAGCGAACACCTGACCGTGCTACGGCACGCCGGCCTGGCGAGCACCCGCCGGGAGGGCCGGCGCTCACTGCACTCGATCACGCCACTCGGCCGCCAGATGCTTCGCCCCTGA
- a CDS encoding sugar phosphate isomerase/epimerase family protein, with the protein MARPITLFTGQWADLPFEEVCRLASEWGYDGLEIACWGDHFEVDKALSDESYVDRKREQLAKHNLQVFAISNHLVGQAVCDHPIDERHQDILPARIWGDGEPEGVRQRAAAEIADTARAAAKLGVKTVVGFTGSSIWHTLAMFPPVPPAMIERGYQDFADRWNPILDVFDEVGVRFAHEVHPSEIAYDYWTTKRALEAVGNRPAFGLNWDPSHFVWQELDPVNFILDFADRIYHVDCKDAKVRTGDGRRGRLSSHLPWADLRRGWDFVSTGHGDVPWEDCFRALNAIGYNGPLSIEWEDAGMDRLVGAPEALKFVRNLAFDAPAAAFDAAFSSR; encoded by the coding sequence ATGGCGCGACCGATCACGCTGTTCACCGGCCAGTGGGCGGACCTGCCGTTCGAGGAGGTGTGCCGGCTCGCCTCCGAGTGGGGCTACGACGGGCTGGAGATCGCCTGCTGGGGCGACCACTTCGAGGTGGACAAGGCGCTGTCCGACGAGTCGTACGTGGACCGCAAGCGCGAGCAGCTGGCCAAGCACAACCTGCAGGTGTTCGCGATCTCCAATCACCTGGTCGGGCAGGCCGTCTGCGACCACCCGATCGACGAGCGGCACCAGGACATCCTGCCGGCCCGGATCTGGGGCGACGGCGAGCCGGAGGGCGTGCGGCAGCGCGCGGCCGCGGAGATCGCCGACACCGCGCGAGCCGCGGCGAAGCTGGGCGTGAAGACCGTGGTCGGGTTCACCGGCTCGTCCATCTGGCACACGCTCGCGATGTTCCCGCCGGTGCCGCCCGCGATGATCGAACGCGGCTACCAGGACTTCGCCGACCGGTGGAACCCGATCCTGGACGTGTTCGACGAGGTCGGCGTGCGGTTCGCGCACGAGGTGCACCCGTCCGAGATCGCCTACGACTACTGGACGACCAAACGCGCGCTCGAGGCGGTCGGCAACCGGCCCGCGTTCGGCCTGAACTGGGACCCGTCGCACTTCGTGTGGCAGGAGCTGGACCCGGTGAATTTCATCCTGGACTTCGCCGACCGCATTTACCACGTCGACTGCAAGGACGCGAAGGTCCGCACCGGCGACGGCCGCCGCGGCCGCCTCTCCTCCCACCTGCCGTGGGCCGACCTTCGGCGCGGCTGGGACTTCGTCTCGACCGGCCACGGCGACGTGCCGTGGGAGGACTGCTTCCGCGCGCTGAACGCGATCGGCTACAACGGCCCGCTCTCGATCGAGTGGGAGGACGCCGGCATGGACCGCCTGGTCGGCGCGCCCGAAGCGCTCAAGTTCGTCCGCAACCTCGCGTTCGACGCCCCCGCCGCGGCCTTCGACGCCGCCTTCTCCTCTCGCTGA
- a CDS encoding MFS transporter, protein MPFVALFAAVLLLGVADSMINSYIVLFGADEAGLTPIRIGVWSSVCAIAGMTISWWLGRRFDHRPARVYAIVVILLGAAGYLLLPRVTSFPVLLVMAATVLGATGAAFPQLFALARAVLGDGAAGQRSAPLLRTAWSLAWAGGPLFGALVLSRGGYDALMWTAAAVFLGSALMVLTVPRPGPVTAVHPAPGGTPVLLTTAITLFFTAMFAGSLALPLFVTRALHQGPAAVGVLYSVCAAVEVAATLGLAAVPDRVGQRTLILGGFGAFVCYFAVTVVSTGMPMLVAGQILRGTGIAVVGAAGIRYFQDLLAPATGRATTLFSNATTAGLLLSGVLAGVAVEQFGYRTTLLLCGVTAALGGVAFALASPGRRAAVHSERPSGG, encoded by the coding sequence ATGCCGTTCGTTGCGTTGTTCGCCGCCGTCCTGCTGCTCGGCGTCGCGGACTCGATGATCAACTCCTATATCGTGCTGTTCGGTGCGGACGAGGCCGGCCTGACCCCGATCCGGATCGGCGTGTGGTCCTCCGTGTGCGCGATCGCCGGCATGACGATCAGCTGGTGGCTCGGCCGCCGGTTCGACCACCGGCCGGCCCGCGTTTACGCGATCGTGGTGATCCTGCTCGGCGCCGCCGGATACCTGCTGCTGCCGCGGGTGACCAGCTTCCCGGTGCTGCTGGTGATGGCCGCGACCGTGCTCGGCGCGACGGGCGCGGCGTTCCCACAGCTGTTCGCACTGGCCCGGGCCGTGCTCGGCGACGGCGCCGCCGGACAGCGTTCCGCGCCGCTGCTGCGTACCGCGTGGTCGCTGGCCTGGGCCGGTGGACCGCTGTTCGGCGCGCTGGTGCTGTCCCGGGGCGGCTACGACGCGCTGATGTGGACCGCCGCCGCGGTGTTCCTCGGGTCCGCGCTGATGGTGCTCACCGTGCCCCGGCCGGGCCCGGTCACCGCCGTGCACCCGGCGCCGGGCGGCACGCCGGTCCTGCTCACCACCGCGATCACGTTGTTCTTCACCGCCATGTTCGCCGGCAGCCTGGCACTGCCGCTGTTCGTCACGCGCGCGCTTCACCAGGGGCCGGCCGCGGTCGGTGTGCTGTACAGCGTGTGCGCCGCGGTCGAGGTGGCCGCCACGCTCGGCCTGGCCGCCGTACCCGACCGGGTCGGTCAGCGGACGCTGATCCTGGGCGGCTTCGGCGCGTTCGTCTGCTACTTCGCGGTCACGGTCGTGTCCACCGGCATGCCGATGCTGGTGGCCGGGCAGATCCTGCGCGGCACCGGGATCGCGGTCGTCGGCGCGGCCGGCATCCGCTACTTCCAGGACCTGCTGGCACCGGCCACCGGCCGGGCCACCACGCTGTTCTCCAACGCCACCACGGCCGGCCTGCTGCTCTCCGGCGTACTGGCCGGCGTCGCGGTCGAACAATTCGGTTATCGCACCACGCTGCTGCTCTGCGGCGTCACGGCGGCGCTGGGCGGCGTCGCGTTCGCGCTCGCTTCCCCCGGCCGGCGTGCGGCCGTACACAGTGAACGGCCGTCCGGCGGATGA